In the Prosthecomicrobium sp. N25 genome, one interval contains:
- a CDS encoding gamma-glutamylcyclotransferase, with translation MSDLWVFGYGSLMWRPGFPHVETVPARLAGWHRSLCVYSWYHRGTPERPGLVLGLDRGGSCRGLAFRVEAAEAAAVIAYLREREQVTAVYRELVRPVGLTDGSGRLVEAVFYAVDRAHPQYAGKLDRLALTRFVRQGVGASGPNPDYVLNTAEHLAHLGIRDPVLESIARDLRAGPGHSPAPDVDDVE, from the coding sequence ATGAGCGATCTCTGGGTCTTCGGCTACGGGTCGCTCATGTGGCGGCCGGGATTCCCCCATGTGGAGACCGTGCCCGCCCGGCTCGCCGGGTGGCACCGGTCGCTCTGCGTCTATTCCTGGTACCACCGGGGCACGCCCGAGCGGCCAGGGCTGGTGCTTGGCCTCGACCGGGGCGGCTCCTGCCGCGGGCTGGCGTTCCGGGTGGAGGCGGCCGAGGCGGCGGCCGTGATCGCCTACCTTCGCGAGCGGGAGCAGGTCACGGCGGTCTACCGGGAACTGGTGCGCCCCGTCGGCCTGACGGACGGCAGCGGGCGGCTCGTGGAGGCCGTCTTCTACGCGGTCGACCGGGCGCATCCACAGTATGCGGGCAAGCTCGATCGGCTCGCCCTGACGCGCTTCGTGCGCCAGGGCGTCGGCGCCTCGGGACCCAATCCGGACTACGTGCTGAACACGGCCGAGCATCTCGCCCATCTCGGCATCCGGGATCCCGTGCTGGAATCCATTGCGCGGGATCTCAGGGCCGGGCCGGGGCATTCGCCGGCGCCGGACGTCGACGACGTGGAGTGA
- a CDS encoding sugar phosphate isomerase/epimerase family protein, with the protein MIRIGMHSSLWTASWTREAAELLIPEAARYGLQVIEIALLAPETIDVDHSVRLFREHKVAPTASLCLPMEDNAALHPERGERFLQRALETAHALGCNILGGVTYSTLGWRSGRPPEEQELANVAKALKPIARRAQEYGMLLGIEPCNRYETHLLNTAAQSLAMLDRIGEPNVTIHLDTYHMNIEEKGIGRGIMEAGRNCRYIHLSESDRGVPGTGTIDWDECFRALAASGFQGDLVMESFVNLPPEIASALAVWRSVARDRYDVLDRGVPYLQALATVHGLV; encoded by the coding sequence ATGATCCGGATCGGCATGCATTCGAGCCTGTGGACCGCGAGCTGGACCCGCGAAGCCGCCGAGCTCCTCATCCCCGAAGCCGCACGCTACGGCCTGCAGGTGATCGAGATCGCCCTGCTGGCGCCCGAGACCATCGACGTCGACCATTCGGTGCGCCTGTTCCGCGAGCACAAGGTCGCCCCGACCGCCTCGCTCTGCCTGCCCATGGAGGACAACGCGGCGCTCCATCCCGAGCGGGGCGAGCGCTTCCTGCAGCGCGCCCTGGAGACCGCCCACGCGCTCGGCTGCAACATCCTCGGCGGCGTGACCTACTCGACCCTCGGCTGGCGCTCCGGCCGCCCGCCCGAGGAACAGGAACTCGCCAACGTCGCCAAGGCCCTGAAGCCGATCGCCCGGCGCGCCCAGGAATACGGCATGCTCCTCGGCATCGAGCCCTGCAATCGGTACGAGACCCATCTCCTGAACACGGCCGCCCAGTCCCTCGCCATGCTCGACCGCATCGGCGAGCCGAACGTGACGATCCACCTCGACACCTACCACATGAACATCGAGGAGAAGGGCATCGGCCGCGGCATCATGGAGGCCGGGCGGAACTGCCGCTACATCCACCTCTCCGAGTCCGACCGGGGCGTCCCGGGCACCGGCACCATCGACTGGGACGAATGCTTCCGGGCGCTCGCCGCCTCGGGCTTCCAGGGCGACCTCGTGATGGAGAGCTTCGTCAATCTGCCGCCCGAGATCGCCTCGGCGCTGGCGGTCTGGCGCTCCGTCGCGCGCGACCGCTACGACGTCCTCGACCGCGGCGTGCCTTACCTCCAGGCGCTCGCCACGGTGCACGGGCTGGTCTGA
- a CDS encoding ABC transporter permease, protein MPEMPRLGTEGWLFVVILLLGAVWSLLTPWFLTLPNAVDILETWSVTTILALGVFVVLVAGGIDISFAATASVAQYAAAWAAQNAGWPPALAIPLGLVVGVALGCLNAALIHYLNITSIIVTIATQSLYFALLMWWTGGKLIPVLPDWWSDRIVFFQTEAADGSLVRITLPIVVAATAVLVTWTLMTRLSAGRQLYCMGGNPEAARRLGIDIARMHFLAYGFLGLMAGLAGLVQAHRVGQSVPNAMVGQELNVVAAAVLGGASLNGGIGTVRGVLLGLLLLAILQNGLNLLGWSSYFFPIVIGLVILVSTSITGLAGRPGRRRARAGEVVHG, encoded by the coding sequence ATGCCTGAGATGCCCCGCCTCGGTACGGAAGGCTGGCTGTTCGTCGTCATCCTGCTGCTCGGCGCGGTCTGGAGCCTCCTGACGCCCTGGTTCCTGACCCTGCCCAACGCCGTCGACATCCTCGAGACCTGGTCGGTGACCACCATCCTGGCCCTCGGCGTCTTCGTCGTCCTGGTCGCCGGCGGGATCGACATCTCCTTCGCGGCAACCGCCTCCGTCGCCCAGTACGCCGCCGCCTGGGCGGCCCAGAACGCCGGCTGGCCGCCCGCCCTCGCGATTCCGCTCGGCCTCGTCGTCGGCGTCGCGCTCGGCTGCCTGAACGCCGCGCTGATCCACTACCTGAACATCACATCCATCATCGTCACCATCGCCACCCAGAGCCTCTACTTCGCGCTCCTCATGTGGTGGACCGGGGGCAAGCTCATCCCGGTGCTGCCCGACTGGTGGTCGGACCGGATCGTCTTCTTCCAGACCGAGGCGGCCGACGGTTCCCTCGTCCGCATCACCCTGCCGATCGTCGTCGCCGCCACTGCCGTGCTGGTCACCTGGACCCTGATGACCCGCCTCTCCGCCGGCCGCCAACTCTACTGCATGGGCGGCAACCCCGAGGCCGCCCGACGGCTCGGCATTGACATCGCCCGCATGCATTTCCTGGCCTACGGTTTCCTCGGCCTGATGGCCGGCCTCGCCGGGCTCGTCCAGGCCCACCGCGTCGGCCAGAGCGTGCCCAACGCCATGGTGGGCCAGGAGCTCAACGTGGTGGCGGCCGCGGTCCTCGGCGGCGCCAGCCTGAACGGCGGCATCGGCACGGTGCGCGGGGTCCTGCTCGGCCTCCTGCTCCTGGCGATCCTGCAGAACGGCCTCAACCTGCTCGGCTGGTCCTCCTACTTCTTCCCCATCGTGATCGGCCTCGTGATCCTGGTCTCGACCTCCATCACCGGGCTGGCCGGCCGCCCGGGCCGGCGGCGCGCGCGGGCGGGCGAGGTGGTCCATGGCTGA
- a CDS encoding cell division protein FtsX — protein sequence MAEPPGGDPKTREAQGDDPARPAPRVAASAPRPPDPRPAKPAGPPARPADETRTPPAQPRAAAPAPARPPSPAPPSMPQPQARAAGTSARPEVRPRKPSPAPQRSRDPGAPIVPSQSVAGRALIAVVAIMCFLACIAAGVLALVSEAARGWQLDISREVTIQVKPMEGVGMEANLQRALAIARETTGVRAVRLMSERDSAQLLEPWLGAGLDLSGLPLPRLIVLELSDPASADLHGLRSRLDAEVRGALLDDHSIWAARLRTMAGTMVVASSVVLVLVLVAMILSVVFATRAAMAGNRDVIEVLHFVGAEDRFIAREFQRHFLLLGFKGGIVGGLAAMLSFAVADWITRGAPGSALSDQAQAVFGGFSVGLAGYLGAALLVGLVAILTAATSRLTVRSYLGQLD from the coding sequence ATGGCGGAGCCGCCGGGCGGCGATCCGAAGACCCGCGAGGCGCAAGGGGACGACCCGGCTCGGCCCGCGCCGCGCGTCGCCGCGTCCGCGCCGCGCCCGCCCGATCCCAGGCCCGCCAAGCCGGCGGGCCCGCCGGCCCGGCCGGCCGACGAGACGAGGACGCCCCCCGCCCAGCCCCGGGCCGCCGCCCCCGCCCCGGCGCGCCCCCCCTCGCCCGCCCCGCCATCGATGCCGCAGCCCCAGGCCCGGGCCGCGGGGACGTCCGCGCGCCCCGAGGTCAGGCCGCGCAAGCCGTCCCCCGCCCCGCAGCGCTCCCGCGACCCCGGCGCGCCGATCGTCCCCTCCCAGTCCGTGGCGGGGCGCGCGCTGATCGCCGTCGTCGCCATCATGTGCTTCCTGGCCTGCATCGCCGCTGGGGTGCTGGCGCTCGTCTCGGAGGCGGCGCGCGGCTGGCAGCTCGACATCTCCCGCGAGGTGACCATCCAGGTGAAGCCCATGGAGGGGGTCGGCATGGAGGCGAACCTCCAGCGCGCGCTGGCGATCGCCCGCGAGACGACCGGCGTGCGGGCCGTCCGGCTCATGTCCGAGCGCGACAGCGCCCAGCTCCTCGAGCCCTGGCTCGGCGCCGGCCTGGACCTGTCCGGACTGCCTCTGCCGCGCCTGATCGTCCTGGAGCTCTCCGACCCCGCCTCCGCCGACCTGCACGGCTTGAGGAGCCGCCTCGACGCCGAGGTGAGGGGCGCGCTGCTCGACGACCACTCGATCTGGGCGGCGCGGCTGCGGACCATGGCGGGCACCATGGTGGTGGCGAGTTCGGTCGTCCTGGTGCTGGTCCTCGTCGCCATGATCCTGTCGGTCGTCTTCGCCACCCGGGCCGCGATGGCCGGGAACCGCGACGTGATCGAGGTGTTGCACTTCGTCGGCGCGGAGGATCGCTTCATCGCGCGGGAGTTCCAGCGGCATTTCCTGCTGCTGGGCTTCAAGGGCGGGATCGTCGGCGGGCTCGCCGCGATGCTGAGCTTCGCGGTCGCCGACTGGATCACCCGCGGCGCGCCGGGCAGCGCGCTGAGCGACCAGGCCCAGGCCGTCTTCGGCGGCTTCTCGGTCGGGCTCGCCGGCTACCTGGGGGCGGCGCTCCTGGTCGGCCTGGTGGCCATCCTGACCGCCGCGACCTCCCGCCTGACGGTCCGCAGCTATCTCGGTCAACTCGATTGA
- a CDS encoding lysophospholipid acyltransferase family protein, whose protein sequence is MLILRSLAFNVAFYANMILWMVAIAPALLMPRPVLWWLVRHWSRLNVWLLEHVAGTKVEVRGLDRLPPGGCIVASKHQSTFETLCLFDLFHEPAFILKRELMWIPLFGWFAARTGMIPVDRNKGREALRDMTRRALVEMQHGRSILIYPEGTRRPPGAEPAYKIGVAHLYRETGMSVVPVALNSGLFWPRRGFRRHPGTLVVEILPPIGPGLDMAGIMARLQADIEAASDRLLQEAVARDPSLPLGPDARDRLATLRSA, encoded by the coding sequence ATGCTGATCCTGCGCTCCCTGGCGTTCAACGTCGCCTTCTACGCCAACATGATCCTCTGGATGGTGGCGATCGCGCCCGCGCTGCTGATGCCGCGCCCCGTCCTGTGGTGGCTCGTGCGCCACTGGTCGCGCCTCAATGTCTGGCTGCTCGAGCATGTGGCCGGGACGAAGGTCGAGGTCCGCGGCCTCGACAGGCTGCCGCCGGGGGGCTGCATCGTCGCCTCCAAGCACCAGTCGACCTTCGAGACGCTGTGCCTCTTCGATCTCTTCCACGAGCCCGCCTTCATCCTGAAGCGCGAACTGATGTGGATTCCCCTCTTCGGCTGGTTCGCGGCCCGCACCGGCATGATCCCGGTCGACCGAAACAAGGGCCGCGAGGCCCTGCGCGACATGACCCGCCGCGCGCTTGTTGAGATGCAGCACGGCCGCTCCATCCTGATCTACCCGGAGGGTACGCGCCGGCCGCCCGGCGCGGAGCCGGCCTACAAGATCGGCGTCGCGCACCTCTACCGGGAGACCGGCATGTCGGTCGTCCCGGTCGCGCTCAATTCGGGCCTCTTCTGGCCGCGGCGCGGCTTCCGGCGCCATCCCGGCACCCTCGTGGTGGAGATCCTGCCCCCGATCGGACCGGGTCTCGACATGGCCGGCATCATGGCGCGCCTGCAGGCCGACATCGAGGCCGCGTCGGACCGGCTCCTCCAGGAAGCGGTCGCCCGCGACCCCTCCCTGCCCCTCGGCCCCGACGCCCGTGACCGTCTCGCCACACTCCGGAGCGCCTGA
- the ftsE gene encoding cell division ATP-binding protein FtsE: MIKFENVGLRYGMGPEILRDLTFEIGPRTFQFLTGPSGAGKTSLIRLLFLSLKPTRGLISVFGKDTSRVTRADLPPLRRRIGVVFQDFRLLDHMTTYENVALPLRVLGREEAEYRADVVDLLGWVGLGERMHVLPPVLSGGEKQRAAIARALITKPEILLADEPTGNVDPPLARRLLRLFIELNRLGTSVVIATHDLTLMDQVDARRLILSDGRIQIDE, encoded by the coding sequence TTGATCAAGTTCGAGAATGTCGGGCTGCGCTACGGGATGGGGCCGGAGATCCTCCGCGACCTGACCTTCGAGATCGGCCCGCGCACCTTCCAGTTCCTGACCGGCCCCTCGGGCGCCGGCAAGACGAGCCTGATCCGCCTCCTCTTTCTGTCGCTCAAGCCGACCCGCGGCCTCATCTCGGTCTTCGGCAAGGACACTTCCCGGGTCACGCGGGCGGACCTCCCGCCCCTTCGGCGCCGCATCGGGGTCGTGTTCCAGGACTTCCGCCTGCTCGACCACATGACCACCTACGAGAACGTCGCCCTGCCGCTGCGCGTGCTCGGCCGCGAGGAGGCGGAATACCGCGCCGACGTGGTCGACCTGCTCGGCTGGGTCGGCCTCGGCGAGCGCATGCACGTGCTGCCGCCAGTCCTGTCGGGCGGGGAGAAGCAGCGCGCCGCGATCGCCCGCGCGCTCATCACGAAGCCCGAGATCCTGCTGGCCGACGAGCCGACCGGCAACGTCGACCCGCCGCTCGCCCGCCGCCTCCTGCGGCTCTTCATCGAACTGAACCGCCTCGGCACCTCCGTGGTGATCGCCACCCACGACCTGACCCTGATGGATCAGGTCGACGCGCGCCGCCTGATCCTGTCGGACGGCCGCATCCAGATCGACGAGTGA
- a CDS encoding substrate-binding domain-containing protein yields MTRIDRRQLLKGVAAAPAALALGGTAAFAQGKAQIATVVKIGGIPWFNAMEVGIKKAGAELGVEAWMIGPTQADAAQQVRAVEDLIARKVNVICVVPNDATALEPVFKRAQEAGIKVITHESPDQKFNDWNIELTTVQGFGETHMEALAKAMGGEGKYILYVGSLTVPLHNKWADAAVALQKAKYPKMQLVTDRFGVAESLDDSYKTALDQMRANPDLKGILAFGSQGPIGAARAVDERGKANAIAVVGPFSPGQGAKFIKSGAIREGFIWNPMLAGETIVRVGQLLASGKKPTDGMELPGLGKVSVNVETRQILAQKLQPINKDTIDELVKIGL; encoded by the coding sequence ATGACCCGCATCGACCGCAGACAGCTCCTGAAGGGGGTCGCCGCCGCACCGGCAGCCCTCGCCCTCGGCGGCACCGCCGCCTTCGCGCAGGGCAAGGCGCAGATCGCCACCGTGGTGAAGATCGGCGGTATCCCGTGGTTCAACGCCATGGAGGTCGGCATCAAGAAGGCCGGCGCCGAGCTCGGCGTCGAGGCCTGGATGATCGGCCCGACCCAGGCCGACGCCGCCCAGCAGGTGCGCGCCGTCGAGGACCTGATCGCCCGCAAGGTCAACGTCATCTGCGTCGTGCCGAACGACGCGACCGCCCTGGAGCCCGTGTTCAAGCGCGCCCAGGAGGCCGGCATCAAGGTCATCACCCACGAAAGCCCGGACCAGAAGTTCAACGACTGGAACATCGAGCTGACCACCGTCCAGGGCTTCGGCGAGACCCACATGGAGGCGCTCGCCAAGGCGATGGGCGGCGAGGGCAAGTACATCCTCTACGTCGGCTCGCTGACCGTGCCGCTCCACAACAAGTGGGCCGACGCGGCGGTCGCGCTGCAGAAGGCCAAGTATCCGAAGATGCAGCTGGTCACCGACCGCTTCGGCGTCGCCGAGAGCCTGGACGACAGCTACAAGACCGCGCTCGACCAGATGCGCGCCAATCCGGACCTCAAGGGCATCCTCGCCTTCGGGTCGCAGGGCCCGATCGGCGCCGCCCGCGCGGTCGACGAGCGCGGCAAGGCCAACGCCATCGCGGTCGTCGGCCCCTTCTCGCCCGGCCAGGGCGCGAAGTTCATCAAGTCGGGCGCCATCCGGGAAGGCTTCATCTGGAACCCGATGCTCGCCGGCGAGACCATCGTGCGGGTCGGCCAGTTGCTCGCGTCCGGCAAGAAGCCGACCGACGGCATGGAGTTGCCGGGCCTCGGCAAGGTCTCGGTCAACGTCGAGACCCGCCAGATCCTCGCCCAGAAGCTCCAGCCCATCAACAAGGACACCATCGACGAACTGGTGAAGATCGGGCTCTGA
- a CDS encoding ABC transporter permease, whose amino-acid sequence MADATPPRTSPAGMDSLIRLARAQPLGGTTGLALLLVALVALNAVLLPGRFATFGTLQSMMFQLPELGILALAMVIPLISGGLNLAIIATANQCALAMAWILKALAPAGASGSTVALAIAAALLAGLLLSLLIGLLTGFLVANMGVHPILVTLGTMSVVNGVSIYLTRGTVIAGLPEPFLVIGNGVVAGVPIPFLILLAAAGATAFVLNRTPFGLAVFMIGSNLEAARYAGIDTKRVLVGVYTMSSLLCFLAACVMLSRFNSASAGYAESYLLITILAAVLGGVDPFGGFGRIAGLMLALAVLQVISSGFNLMGLSQHLTLAIWGLTLIAVMGVKAAAAPLARRLLPDRTPKGAKP is encoded by the coding sequence ATGGCTGACGCGACGCCGCCGCGGACCTCGCCCGCGGGGATGGACAGCCTGATCCGGCTCGCGCGCGCGCAACCGCTCGGCGGCACGACGGGCCTCGCACTGCTGCTGGTGGCGCTCGTGGCCCTGAACGCGGTCCTGCTGCCGGGCCGCTTCGCCACCTTCGGCACCCTGCAATCCATGATGTTCCAGTTGCCGGAGCTCGGCATCCTGGCCCTCGCCATGGTGATCCCGCTCATCTCCGGCGGCCTCAACCTCGCCATCATCGCCACCGCCAACCAGTGCGCCCTCGCCATGGCGTGGATCCTGAAGGCGCTCGCGCCCGCCGGCGCCTCGGGCTCCACGGTCGCCCTCGCCATCGCGGCGGCGCTCCTCGCCGGCCTGTTGCTGTCGCTGCTGATCGGGCTCCTGACCGGCTTCCTGGTCGCCAACATGGGCGTCCATCCGATCCTGGTGACGCTCGGCACCATGTCGGTGGTCAACGGGGTGTCGATCTACCTCACCCGCGGCACCGTGATCGCCGGCCTGCCCGAGCCCTTCCTGGTGATCGGCAACGGCGTCGTCGCCGGCGTGCCCATACCCTTCCTGATCCTGCTGGCGGCGGCCGGCGCCACCGCCTTCGTGCTCAATCGCACGCCCTTCGGCCTCGCCGTCTTCATGATCGGCTCCAACCTCGAGGCCGCCCGATACGCTGGCATCGACACCAAGCGGGTGCTGGTCGGCGTCTACACCATGTCGAGCCTGCTCTGCTTCCTGGCCGCCTGCGTGATGCTCTCGCGCTTCAACTCGGCGAGCGCCGGCTACGCCGAGTCCTACCTGCTGATCACCATCCTGGCCGCCGTTCTCGGCGGGGTCGACCCGTTCGGCGGCTTCGGCCGCATCGCCGGCCTGATGCTCGCGCTGGCGGTCCTGCAGGTCATCTCCTCCGGCTTCAACCTGATGGGCCTCAGCCAGCACCTGACCCTGGCCATCTGGGGCCTCACCCTCATCGCCGTGATGGGCGTCAAGGCCGCCGCCGCGCCGCTCGCCCGCCGGCTCCTGCCCGACAGAACCCCCAAGGGAGCAAAGCCATGA
- a CDS encoding YdcF family protein yields the protein MTVGRDDGRADRTGAGRREPGWVRWLRRVLLLGFVAGLAFAAGFVRFAEVVAGYPVVDEPADGIVALTGGRDRIQLAVELLEQGRGRRLLISGVHPATTAADIRRETEARPQLFACCVDLDHQAETTVGNALETDRWVRQNQFRSVIVVTSAYHMPRSLAELQSSMPEIRLLPHPVKRPELELDRWWARPRTVKLLMAEYVKYILARVRLGLETLGWP from the coding sequence GTGACGGTCGGACGGGACGACGGCAGGGCGGACCGGACGGGAGCCGGCAGGCGGGAGCCCGGATGGGTCCGCTGGCTGCGCCGCGTCCTTCTGCTGGGCTTCGTCGCCGGCCTCGCCTTCGCGGCCGGCTTCGTCCGCTTCGCCGAGGTCGTCGCCGGCTATCCGGTCGTGGACGAGCCCGCGGACGGCATCGTCGCCCTGACGGGCGGACGTGACCGGATCCAGCTCGCCGTCGAACTCCTCGAACAGGGCCGCGGCCGCCGGCTCCTCATCTCGGGCGTGCACCCCGCCACCACCGCCGCCGACATCCGGCGCGAGACCGAGGCGCGGCCCCAGCTCTTCGCCTGCTGCGTCGATCTCGATCATCAGGCGGAGACGACCGTCGGCAACGCCCTGGAGACTGACCGCTGGGTTCGTCAGAACCAGTTCCGGTCCGTCATCGTGGTGACGAGCGCCTACCACATGCCCCGGTCGCTCGCCGAGTTGCAGAGCTCCATGCCCGAGATCCGCCTCCTGCCCCACCCGGTGAAGCGCCCGGAACTGGAGCTCGACCGGTGGTGGGCCCGCCCGCGCACCGTCAAGCTTCTCATGGCCGAGTACGTGAAGTATATCCTCGCCCGCGTCCGTCTCGGACTCGAGACCCTCGGCTGGCCGTGA
- a CDS encoding DUF378 domain-containing protein, translated as MRFLNILTLLLVIVGGINWGLVGLAQVDLVAALFGGQQAPLARIVYVAVGASALWQLIPWFRSFSTREEYALRH; from the coding sequence ATGCGCTTTCTCAACATCCTGACGCTTCTGCTCGTCATCGTCGGCGGCATCAACTGGGGGCTGGTCGGCCTCGCCCAGGTCGACCTGGTCGCCGCGCTCTTCGGCGGCCAGCAGGCCCCCCTCGCCCGCATCGTCTACGTGGCGGTCGGCGCCTCGGCCCTCTGGCAGCTCATCCCGTGGTTCCGCTCCTTCTCGACCCGCGAGGAATACGCCCTCAGGCACTGA
- a CDS encoding LacI family DNA-binding transcriptional regulator, with product MSRSVPTIRDVAERAGVSPGTVSNVLGNRKPVDPVLAERVRRAAAELGYRVHRAASQLRSGRTKVVAVLVPGLENPFFTALVAALERCTRAEGYEIIVGSAGEDEDVEANRLSALLSWRPAGVVIVPCRDRFATRSLLVEERVPFVVVDRVADDIEADCVAIDNAAAAGAAAEHLIGLGHREILVAASTSQVANIRARCAGIREAVAGVPGGTVEILELGPTFETAAERMEARMRAGPLPSAAIALTNFTTLALLGSLTRFGVRVPDDLSLVGFDDYAWMQATTPSITAVRQPIDRMAAEAWRCLSARMAGSDAPWRRAEFAAELEIRQSTRPAVPAPGTSRREGKSEVRRVQQGRTT from the coding sequence ATGTCGCGATCGGTTCCGACCATCCGGGACGTCGCGGAGCGTGCCGGCGTGTCGCCCGGCACGGTCTCGAACGTGCTCGGCAACCGCAAGCCCGTCGATCCGGTGCTGGCCGAGCGCGTGCGCCGGGCCGCCGCCGAGCTCGGCTACCGGGTCCACCGCGCCGCCTCGCAGCTCCGCAGCGGCCGCACCAAGGTCGTCGCCGTCCTGGTGCCGGGGCTCGAGAACCCGTTCTTCACCGCCCTCGTCGCCGCCCTCGAGCGATGCACCCGCGCGGAGGGCTACGAGATCATCGTCGGCTCGGCCGGCGAGGATGAGGACGTCGAGGCGAACCGGCTCTCCGCCCTGCTCTCCTGGCGTCCCGCCGGCGTCGTCATCGTGCCCTGCCGCGACCGCTTCGCCACCCGTTCGCTCCTCGTCGAGGAGCGCGTCCCCTTCGTGGTGGTTGACCGCGTGGCCGACGACATCGAGGCGGACTGCGTGGCGATCGACAACGCCGCCGCCGCGGGCGCCGCCGCCGAGCACCTCATCGGCCTCGGCCACCGGGAGATCCTGGTCGCCGCCTCCACCAGCCAGGTCGCCAACATCCGCGCCCGTTGCGCGGGCATCCGCGAGGCCGTCGCGGGCGTGCCGGGCGGCACGGTCGAGATCCTGGAGCTCGGCCCGACCTTCGAGACCGCGGCCGAGCGCATGGAGGCACGCATGCGCGCGGGCCCGCTGCCGAGCGCCGCCATCGCGCTCACCAACTTCACCACCCTGGCGCTCCTCGGCAGCCTCACCCGCTTCGGCGTGCGCGTGCCCGACGACCTCTCGCTGGTCGGCTTCGACGACTACGCCTGGATGCAGGCGACCACGCCCTCGATCACGGCCGTGCGCCAGCCGATCGACCGCATGGCCGCGGAGGCCTGGCGCTGCCTGTCGGCCCGCATGGCCGGCAGCGACGCCCCGTGGCGGCGCGCCGAGTTCGCCGCCGAACTGGAGATCCGCCAGTCCACCAGACCCGCCGTGCCGGCCCCCGGGACGAGCCGGCGGGAAGGGAAGTCCGAGGTCCGAAGAGTCCAACAAGGGAGGACGACATGA
- a CDS encoding sugar ABC transporter ATP-binding protein yields the protein MPTFLKFENVSKRFGGVTALAGIDWDVAAGEVHCLVGENGCGKSTAIKIVAGVHPADPGGRIEIDGAPRDRLDPALAKSLGIQVIYQDLSLFPNLSVAENIAVDETLGALAKPVSRARMRRIAADVLGRLGFALPLDAPLSDLPIASRQIVAIARGLAARARLLFMDEPTASLTRSEVKTLLGLVDRLRRDGIAVVFVSHRLEEVIEIADRVTVLRDGRKVGTWAARDLDVRRIGELMTGLQIEHTVTARDRAAEPAVLEVAGLTRRGEYADVSFSIRRGEIVGLTGLLGAGRTELALTLFGMTRPDSGSIRVDGRDVRFATNQDAIRAGIAYVPEDRLKLGLDLRQSVQANMVVSVLGRLAGRFGILAPARLRSTAEGWVERLRIKIPALDKPVSTLSGGNQQRVVIAKWLATEPKLLILDSPTVGVDIGNKQAIHRIVRGLAEAGVAILMICDEIPEAYFNADRVLHMRDGRLVGDFRPGRDPERLVEEAVYA from the coding sequence ATGCCCACGTTCCTGAAATTCGAGAACGTCTCCAAGCGCTTCGGCGGGGTGACCGCGCTCGCCGGCATCGACTGGGACGTGGCCGCGGGCGAGGTCCATTGCCTCGTCGGCGAGAACGGCTGCGGCAAGTCGACCGCCATCAAGATCGTCGCCGGCGTACACCCGGCCGACCCGGGCGGCCGCATCGAGATCGACGGCGCGCCGCGCGACCGCCTCGACCCGGCCCTCGCCAAGAGCCTGGGCATCCAGGTCATCTACCAGGACCTGTCGCTCTTCCCCAACCTGTCGGTCGCCGAGAACATCGCGGTCGACGAGACCCTCGGCGCCCTGGCGAAGCCGGTCTCCCGCGCCCGCATGCGCCGGATCGCCGCCGACGTGCTCGGCCGCCTCGGTTTCGCGCTGCCGCTCGACGCGCCGCTGTCCGACCTGCCCATCGCCTCCCGCCAGATCGTCGCCATCGCGCGCGGGCTCGCGGCGCGCGCCCGCCTCCTCTTCATGGACGAGCCGACCGCCTCCCTGACCCGCTCGGAGGTGAAGACCCTGCTCGGCCTCGTAGACCGCCTGCGCCGCGACGGCATCGCGGTCGTGTTCGTCTCCCACCGGCTCGAGGAGGTGATCGAGATCGCCGACCGGGTCACGGTCCTGCGCGACGGGCGCAAGGTCGGCACCTGGGCGGCCCGCGATCTCGACGTCCGCCGCATCGGCGAACTGATGACCGGCCTGCAGATCGAACACACCGTGACGGCCCGCGACCGCGCCGCCGAGCCCGCCGTCCTGGAGGTCGCCGGCCTGACCCGGCGCGGCGAATATGCCGACGTCTCCTTCTCGATCCGGCGCGGCGAGATCGTCGGCCTGACCGGGCTCCTCGGCGCCGGCCGCACCGAGCTCGCCCTGACGCTCTTCGGCATGACCCGCCCGGACTCCGGGTCGATCCGCGTCGACGGCCGGGATGTCCGCTTCGCCACCAACCAGGACGCCATCCGGGCCGGCATCGCCTACGTGCCCGAGGACCGCCTGAAGCTCGGCCTCGACCTGCGCCAGTCGGTGCAGGCCAACATGGTGGTCTCCGTGCTGGGCCGCCTCGCCGGGCGCTTCGGCATCCTCGCGCCCGCCCGGCTGCGGTCGACGGCCGAGGGCTGGGTCGAGCGGCTGCGCATCAAGATCCCGGCTCTCGACAAGCCCGTCAGCACACTCTCGGGCGGCAACCAGCAGCGCGTGGTGATCGCCAAGTGGCTGGCCACCGAGCCGAAGCTCCTGATCCTCGACAGCCCGACCGTCGGCGTCGACATCGGCAACAAGCAGGCGATCCACCGCATCGTCCGCGGTCTCGCCGAGGCGGGCGTCGCCATCCTGATGATCTGCGACGAGATCCCCGAGGCCTACTTCAACGCCGACCGCGTGCTGCACATGCGCGACGGCCGGCTGGTCGGCGACTTCCGTCCCGGCCGCGATCCCGAGCGCCTGGTCGAGGAGGCCGTCTATGCCTGA